The Triticum urartu cultivar G1812 chromosome 6, Tu2.1, whole genome shotgun sequence genome includes the window CCTCCTGAGGGCCCCCATCCACACCGTACACCAGCCATAGTGGCCTGGAGAAAGCCCAGGCCCACTTCCCTGCTACTGCAACGGCTCCGGCCCACGGCCCGTTCTAAATCAGTATCGTCCATCCTCAGCTCAGATCGGGGTTGCGGTGGCGGCCACCGGCGACCGCAGCCTCCTCCCCGCCGTCGCCAAAACCCGCCGGAGAAATCGCGCCGCCCCGCCCCACACCTGACGCCGCGGCGTGCCTATCCACCAGCGCCGCCACGCGTGGGGGCCGTCGTTGCAGATACCGAGACACGACGAGCAATCGCCACCACCAACAGATTCACCGAGGTATGTGAAAACATGTGATGTACTTCTATCAGCTCATCTCCATACGCGACATGCATGCGAAATCAGTAGCATCCACCTACCCACCAACGCCTCCAACATCCATCAGCACATGAGAAACAAACTGACAAACTTCTGAAGAAAAAATAACAACACTGACACTAGGATTCAGAGCCTGCAAATTCACCATGTTCAGACAATAGGCAAGATCAGACTAGCCTTGCAACAAAGATCAGGTATGCATCCATGCGTTCACCAAAGAGTTGGATTCGGTTCGGTTCGGTTCACAAATGTATACCCATCTCTTTATGTACATCACCAACCACCACACAAAGGAGAGCTAGCAGTACATACAACAATACTGGAGTATACCCCCCTAACACCAAGTAACCAACACAGCACAACACAACACCCTCTCCCCCCTACCTTACCCATTTTCCCCCAGCACACTTATACCAGCCCCTGCCCCCTCTAACGAACTACAGTACAGAATTACCTCACCTTAAACTCCCTCCATATACCCccacccccaccaccaccaccaccaccagccCCCAAAACAAATTTACATCTCCTTATACCACACCATTTGTACCACCCCCAACCCAATCCCATCACCCCCACACCCCAACAAAAACCAAGAATCCAACTGACACCACTACTGCTGCTTCCACAGAATCTAAATTCAGCTAAAGATCCTTATTTTGGCGCCGGTCGACGGCGACGCCGGGAAACGTTTTTTCTTTACCTACCTAGGCTGCGGGCGCGCCGGGAACGACTTGGCGTGCCTCATCTGCGGGGTCTGTTTCGGGGTCGACGAGCGGGAAAGCGTCTGGGAGCGCAGCACCATGTCCACCATCGACGTCGTCTGGTAGGCCTGGATCAGGCTCTCGCTGTCCGTGGAGTCGCCGCGGGCGGTCGCCCTCTGCCACGAGTGCGAGCTCAGGCCCGACAGCACGTAGGCGCGCCCGGACGCCTCGTACCTCTGCCGGCTCGCCATCCTCTCCTGCATCTCCTTCAGCTCGGCGTCCAGCGACTGGCACAGCCGGTCACCGGACTGCCCCGACGCTGATCCCATGATCATTCTCCGGCAGTCCTCGAGCAGTGAGACAGCGTGTGCCAGCTCGCCACGCTCCGCGGAGAACCTTGCTGCGGCCATCACCTCGGCTGCATGAAGACGGTTCTTCTGCCGGTCCACCTGGATCGACACGGTTTGCACCGACACGAATGCCGGCCTGGAGATCTTCACCTGCACCTCAGCCATGTTGATGGTCTCCTTCATCAGCGGATCTTTGTAGACACAGCCAACTTTGAGAAGTGCCGTTTCTTCGCCACACCCTTGGGGAACGTTCAGAGTCATAAGAAAATCCCTTTCCTCTTCAGCATACAGGTCACCAACATCAATGGACCCATTCCTCTTATCATCTGCAATTCTGCTGGAGTAGCTGCCTGATCTGATGGAACCAAAGTGCACATCAGGGTGGACACTCTCCACCTTTACACGTAAATCCTGTGCGACCACACTCAAAAGTCCACCAATACATTGAGCAAATGCATCTTGGATGGTAACCTCTGTCTCGATGAATGAAAAGGTCCCACCAGAGGTTTGAGAGATCGAATGGAGCGAAACTGCATCATGGTCAGCACCGAACCCGAACACATGAACTGGTACCTGCTGACTACCATTAGTAGATGGCAAGAGCGCACAATACTCCGCTGATGCTTTCTGTGCACTGGCAGTTGGTGAGACTGTAAATGGTTTGTGTGCACCGGTACTTGGTGAGACTGTATATGTGTCTTGCCCGTCTGATAAAAGGATAATGCTGCAGACTGGATTCTTGGCCTGTCGTTCTTCAATCACTTTGGAGCCTTTTCTCAGACCCTCAGCAATGTTGGTGCCACCATTTGACGTCAGAGAATTGACTGCTAGCAAGCTTTGCTTACGACCAGATTCGGTCATCCGACGAAGAGGGAAGAGCCTGCGTGCAGATGATGAGAAGGCGATGACAGAAAGCCGATCTGAGGAGCCAAGGTTCTGAATGACAAACCCCATGGCCCTCTTCAGCAATGCAAGTTTGGTACCAGCCATGCTACCACTGACATCAAGCACAGTGATAAGATCAACTGGGGCTCGACCAGTGTTTGGGCTACTGTCATCTCCAGGTACATGCAAATTCTGAGCAAGGGGTGCCTTTAGATGAATTAGAACAGTGAAGCTTCTTTCTGAAGTACTTTCTGGTATTTCAGTGAACTCAGGGTGTGTCGTTATCTCTACTGTTCTTGAACATCCTTGCTGATGGTCATCGGTTGCTTCACACAAATCCAAGGGCTCATCATCATTGAAAACACTTCGGTCAGTGTCAGGCAACAAACAAGTTACATGATGAAGGCGGCCAGAAGAACGAGCACGAGGGAGTGGTCGCAATAGTGTCATGTGGCCGCCATTTTGCTGCCCATTAACAGGATTAATCCTTGCACTTCCTTGAGGGATTGCAGCAACCAGCGGGCCACGGAATGGAAGTTCCTTCCATTCGGTGCGACAAACTGGGCAATTGTTGCTTCCATGCTTAACATTTGCAGATATGCAATGGAAGTGAAAGGTATGTGAGCACTCTGCCGTGAATAGAGCATGGCCCTGACCAGGTTTCATTATGGTCAAGCATATTGCACATGTTTTCTGCAAAAAAAGAAAGGATATAAAAAGGATTAGGATACAGACATTAAACAGTGCTGAAAATGAATCTGGGAATGCATTTATCTGTGTACATACAGTAGTAGTAGCAACTATCAAGTGATGGTGCAAACTGAAGTAAAGAAGACCAGCCAATTAAATATCTAAACGTCACAATAATAAATGCATAGATCAAGAAGATGAAGTTAACCATGACTTTTTGATTTTTCAGTTGTCCTCGtcatttatttattttctatAGATAGTTTTGCCGTGATGAATAAGTCATGGGTTGCTAAACCTTCCTCTATAAACCTTTGCCAAATGCTGCAGTTTGACAGTGTCAGGCTTCCACTTTCAGTGTCAGGCTTCCTCTATAAACAAACAAAACCTTGCTTACCGGCCGCACTTTCAGACTTTCAGTTGAGAAGAACAAACTTGCTCAAGGTATAGTCATGTGGCAAGGCGAATCCCATGGTCCAGCTAATTTACAA containing:
- the LOC125515297 gene encoding E3 ubiquitin-protein ligase WAV3-like, which encodes MESRWRKAKMSLGLNLCVYVPRTLDDLDAGPPSTGSSTAALVSPAASSSASSYATSANTTPTADPGSAKGPGALMPTTPTPTSAGLRLSKSGSKSFKKTCAICLTIMKPGQGHALFTAECSHTFHFHCISANVKHGSNNCPVCRTEWKELPFRGPLVAAIPQGSARINPVNGQQNGGHMTLLRPLPRARSSGRLHHVTCLLPDTDRSVFNDDEPLDLCEATDDHQQGCSRTVEITTHPEFTEIPESTSERSFTVLIHLKAPLAQNLHVPGDDSSPNTGRAPVDLITVLDVSGSMAGTKLALLKRAMGFVIQNLGSSDRLSVIAFSSSARRLFPLRRMTESGRKQSLLAVNSLTSNGGTNIAEGLRKGSKVIEERQAKNPVCSIILLSDGQDTYTVSPSTGAHKPFTVSPTASAQKASAEYCALLPSTNGSQQVPVHVFGFGADHDAVSLHSISQTSGGTFSFIETEVTIQDAFAQCIGGLLSVVAQDLRVKVESVHPDVHFGSIRSGSYSSRIADDKRNGSIDVGDLYAEEERDFLMTLNVPQGCGEETALLKVGCVYKDPLMKETINMAEVQVKISRPAFVSVQTVSIQVDRQKNRLHAAEVMAAARFSAERGELAHAVSLLEDCRRMIMGSASGQSGDRLCQSLDAELKEMQERMASRQRYEASGRAYVLSGLSSHSWQRATARGDSTDSESLIQAYQTTSMVDMVLRSQTLSRSSTPKQTPQMRHAKSFPARPQPR